A stretch of Kaistella flava (ex Peng et al. 2021) DNA encodes these proteins:
- a CDS encoding helix-turn-helix domain-containing protein has product MLHNLKTNKIMEAIILSKDQFNELISKIEHISDKLNSTRTARTETYLNNKQFMEMLGVSLRTAQSWRDEGKITFSQVGNKIYYKLSDVEKFIQEYRNAAFAKK; this is encoded by the coding sequence TTGCTTCATAATCTTAAAACCAATAAAATTATGGAAGCAATTATCTTATCCAAAGATCAGTTCAACGAACTAATCTCTAAAATTGAGCACATTTCAGACAAGCTCAATTCCACCAGAACTGCCAGAACAGAAACCTATCTCAACAATAAACAGTTCATGGAAATGCTGGGCGTTTCTTTGCGTACCGCTCAGTCTTGGCGTGATGAAGGAAAGATCACCTTCTCCCAGGTTGGCAATAAAATCTACTACAAGCTTTCAGATGTAGAAAAGTTCATCCAGGAATACCGAAACGCTGCCTTTGCAAAGAAATAG
- a CDS encoding VapE domain-containing protein yields the protein MKSTLFTNFNEVVENKDILKILDDIKSGLYINPITYLRKSLADNKMEAAERAKKSLPAFTPSATFKGGRKMEFLTNYTGLMVLDIDKLTTEKLKECQSKIQEDENVFASFISPSGNGLKILVKVASGKNEHKETFRKLQTYFEELLSVEIDKSGKDITRLCFVSFDPALYLNENFTVFTTIQKQSSPEDNHNAPISSIKHKPPINYDLLYTHTVSFTEKKESFVDGNRNNFVFQLANNLNRKGIPESMALGYILADYDYNSQEVATAVKSAYANTSEFSSDTFHPQKKPIKSEQSTGVKKIEGESSEPKTTDGNFSDDEDEQPSYIDKLENFLNNRYNFRYNIVLGKLEYKTLRASKWKHMTDFAENSLLREILKAKVKCSINSLRNLLHSDFCEIFDPFLNYFENNPDVSEETDWIEKLADTVTTTKQDLWRNCFKKWFVAMVACVLDEKQVNQTVIVFSGKQGLGKTTWVEKLMPQPLKEYIFSGTINPNNKDTLIHLAECMLINLDELENLNRTEIGSLKELITKTHIRMRKAYGHNNENMPRRASFAGSVNTAQFLNDTTGSRRFLCFEVEHIEYTHDIDINKVYAQASKLKKEGFRHWFNQEETKEINANNEQYQLKSPEEELLLTWFEPADRQNATYFFNTTQIAQVLASRANLNVTDTSVRKIGMALKKHGFTRISKNKIYVYPILLKEFDDVDRENKNSGTSILSPIKQEKIPYNLEN from the coding sequence ATGAAATCAACCTTATTCACAAATTTCAATGAAGTTGTTGAAAACAAAGACATCCTGAAAATATTAGATGATATTAAATCAGGCCTTTACATAAATCCTATTACTTACCTTAGAAAATCACTTGCCGATAATAAAATGGAAGCTGCAGAAAGAGCCAAGAAATCACTGCCAGCATTCACACCTTCTGCAACATTTAAAGGAGGTAGAAAAATGGAATTTCTAACCAACTATACCGGCTTAATGGTCTTGGATATCGATAAACTAACTACCGAAAAACTGAAAGAGTGTCAATCCAAAATACAGGAAGATGAAAACGTTTTTGCTTCGTTTATCAGTCCTTCTGGAAATGGCCTGAAAATTTTGGTAAAAGTAGCATCTGGAAAAAATGAGCATAAAGAAACTTTCCGGAAACTTCAAACCTATTTCGAAGAATTATTATCCGTAGAAATTGACAAATCAGGAAAAGATATCACCAGGTTATGTTTCGTTTCGTTCGATCCAGCGTTATATCTGAACGAAAATTTCACCGTCTTTACAACGATTCAGAAACAGTCTTCGCCAGAAGATAATCACAATGCTCCAATATCCAGCATCAAACATAAGCCACCCATCAATTATGATTTATTATATACCCACACTGTTAGTTTCACCGAAAAAAAAGAATCATTTGTGGACGGTAACAGAAATAATTTCGTCTTCCAGTTAGCGAATAATCTCAACAGGAAAGGGATTCCAGAATCAATGGCTTTGGGCTATATTTTAGCAGATTATGATTACAACAGTCAGGAAGTTGCCACCGCTGTGAAATCTGCTTATGCAAATACTTCTGAATTTAGTTCAGACACTTTTCATCCTCAGAAAAAACCAATAAAATCAGAGCAATCTACGGGAGTAAAAAAAATTGAAGGTGAATCGTCCGAGCCAAAAACTACAGATGGTAATTTTAGTGACGATGAAGATGAACAGCCTTCATACATCGATAAGTTAGAAAACTTCCTCAACAACCGTTATAACTTCCGCTACAATATTGTTTTGGGAAAACTCGAATACAAAACGCTGCGCGCTTCAAAGTGGAAGCACATGACGGACTTTGCAGAAAATTCCCTTCTACGTGAAATCTTAAAAGCAAAAGTAAAATGCAGTATTAATTCACTTCGGAATCTTTTGCACTCGGACTTCTGCGAAATATTTGATCCTTTCTTAAACTATTTTGAGAACAATCCTGATGTTTCAGAAGAAACCGACTGGATAGAGAAACTTGCCGATACCGTAACCACTACAAAACAGGATCTTTGGCGAAACTGTTTTAAAAAATGGTTCGTAGCAATGGTCGCTTGTGTTTTAGATGAAAAGCAGGTCAATCAAACCGTTATAGTATTTTCAGGAAAGCAGGGACTGGGTAAAACTACCTGGGTTGAAAAACTAATGCCACAACCTCTAAAAGAATATATTTTCTCCGGCACCATCAATCCCAACAACAAAGACACATTAATTCACTTGGCAGAATGCATGCTCATCAATCTGGACGAACTCGAAAATCTAAACCGTACCGAAATAGGTTCCCTCAAAGAACTGATCACCAAAACCCACATCAGAATGCGTAAAGCCTACGGCCATAATAACGAAAACATGCCACGAAGAGCCAGCTTCGCTGGCTCAGTTAACACCGCACAGTTTCTAAATGATACCACCGGCTCACGCCGCTTCCTTTGTTTTGAAGTCGAACACATCGAATATACACACGATATCGATATCAATAAAGTTTATGCCCAAGCCTCAAAATTAAAAAAAGAAGGGTTCCGCCATTGGTTCAATCAAGAAGAAACAAAAGAAATCAATGCCAATAACGAACAGTATCAATTAAAATCGCCTGAAGAAGAGCTACTTCTGACTTGGTTTGAACCTGCAGATAGACAGAATGCAACCTACTTTTTCAATACAACACAAATAGCACAGGTATTAGCAAGCAGAGCGAATTTAAATGTCACAGATACTTCAGTTCGTAAAATTGGTATGGCTTTAAAGAAGCATGGTTTTACTAGAATCTCTAAGAATAAGATTTACGTTTATCCAATTTTATTAAAAGAGTTCGATGATGTTGATCGGGAAAATAAGAATTCAGGTACTTCCATACTTAGTCCAATAAAACAAGAAAAGATACCTTACAATCTTGAAAATTAA
- a CDS encoding tetratricopeptide repeat protein has product MQIFHKINPFLFTLFNVAEGDISGLTASIKSFYTLDGIVPSVKEDNDIISVTVDFSTLFIDTRKYNELISLCESRKFQDAYPIAVELCHNNKSNSDLFRIKGQIESELGETDKAIDSLIDSLRWDPKNAYALIMMGNIFARDKDDIDTAMKYYNQATIVDPDDNISLNNIGANLLALKRYDEAEKYFEKAQSINPNYPNTIYALGRLAFIRGDNSKAFDLALKSVQLNKLKDELYQNSVHLIGEISEMIINSKKSEKILADFTKHIEEISDKGIEIEVDNSIPTAAKVEVAENHNRNYHLIKYKSRYPGVLHLILHELTHIELASEARLITENKLFLSTNEGRLKFLTRYNEYCIGLQKKGYSEESISNVINSLFDGLNRQIYNAPIDLFIEDRIFNNFPTFRPVQFTSLLTMLLEGLDAVTRKEVVELTDSEILSKSKIYNLINAFQFRDLFGIDFTKQFSASHSELVQAKKLYDEYIEYKDDKQPGEEYELIQNWGNDLKLDNYFQLIHEDEYYKTKIPTDDLSFTENIDPDTEANQQIEMHNFLENHLDDDLNPAVMMYMVGALKYFKNKSASEIKQTAFEIATLGINGINPGKKKGYSVQSIKGSDFSGYQMLAYYYVSWALSAPQLLPELKLPFDKEYNSAKNFI; this is encoded by the coding sequence ATGCAGATTTTCCACAAAATAAATCCTTTTCTATTTACACTTTTTAATGTTGCCGAAGGCGATATCTCAGGCCTTACTGCTTCTATTAAAAGTTTTTACACACTTGATGGTATAGTCCCTTCTGTAAAAGAAGATAATGACATTATAAGTGTTACGGTAGATTTTTCAACACTATTTATAGATACACGTAAATATAATGAACTAATCTCTTTATGTGAGTCACGTAAATTCCAAGATGCATATCCAATTGCTGTTGAGCTTTGCCACAACAATAAATCAAATTCTGATTTATTCCGTATTAAAGGTCAAATTGAATCAGAACTGGGTGAAACTGATAAAGCGATAGATTCCCTAATCGATTCATTACGATGGGATCCTAAAAATGCTTATGCACTAATTATGATGGGTAATATTTTTGCGCGCGATAAGGATGATATTGATACAGCTATGAAATACTACAATCAAGCTACTATTGTAGATCCTGATGATAATATTTCACTGAATAATATAGGCGCTAATCTTTTAGCCTTGAAAAGATATGATGAAGCCGAGAAATACTTTGAAAAAGCACAATCGATTAATCCTAATTATCCCAATACTATTTATGCTTTAGGGCGTTTAGCGTTTATAAGAGGTGATAATTCTAAAGCATTTGATCTAGCATTAAAAAGTGTTCAGTTAAACAAATTGAAGGATGAATTATATCAAAATTCTGTACATCTCATTGGAGAAATATCTGAAATGATTATTAATTCTAAAAAATCAGAAAAAATTCTTGCAGATTTTACGAAACATATAGAAGAAATTTCAGACAAAGGAATCGAGATTGAAGTAGACAATTCGATACCAACTGCAGCTAAAGTTGAAGTTGCAGAAAACCACAATAGAAATTATCATTTAATCAAATATAAATCAAGATATCCTGGTGTTTTACATTTAATTCTTCATGAACTAACTCATATTGAACTAGCATCTGAGGCAAGGTTAATTACCGAAAATAAATTGTTCTTATCTACCAATGAGGGTAGATTAAAATTTTTGACCAGGTATAATGAATATTGTATAGGACTTCAGAAGAAAGGCTACTCTGAAGAATCAATTAGTAATGTTATAAATAGTTTATTCGACGGCCTTAATAGACAGATTTACAACGCTCCGATAGATTTATTTATTGAAGATCGCATATTTAATAATTTCCCCACATTCAGGCCAGTCCAGTTTACATCTCTCTTGACGATGCTTCTTGAAGGTTTGGATGCCGTTACAAGAAAGGAAGTTGTGGAATTGACTGATTCCGAAATTCTTTCCAAATCAAAGATTTACAATCTTATTAATGCGTTTCAATTCAGAGATTTATTCGGTATTGATTTCACAAAACAGTTTAGTGCGTCACACTCGGAATTAGTTCAGGCAAAAAAACTCTACGATGAATATATTGAGTATAAGGATGACAAACAACCAGGAGAAGAATATGAATTAATTCAGAATTGGGGTAATGACCTTAAATTGGATAATTATTTTCAGTTGATTCATGAAGATGAGTATTATAAAACAAAGATTCCTACAGATGATTTGTCCTTCACAGAAAATATAGATCCTGATACAGAGGCAAATCAGCAGATTGAAATGCACAACTTTCTCGAAAATCACTTAGATGATGATTTAAATCCAGCAGTTATGATGTATATGGTTGGTGCTTTAAAATATTTTAAAAATAAGTCTGCTTCAGAAATAAAACAAACTGCGTTTGAAATTGCCACATTAGGTATAAATGGTATTAACCCTGGTAAGAAAAAAGGATACTCAGTACAATCCATAAAAGGAAGCGATTTTAGTGGTTACCAAATGCTTGCCTACTATTATGTTAGTTGGGCATTATCAGCACCGCAATTACTTCCGGAATTAAAATTACCTTTTGATAAAGAATATAATTCTGCTAAAAACTTTATATAG
- a CDS encoding nucleotide pyrophosphohydrolase, with product MSEISELTEKIKAFNKERDWDQFHNPKDLAIALNIETSELLEIYLWNRNEDVNINKVKEELADIFTYALNLADKYNLNVREIIEDKLKINALKYPINKAKGSSKKYNNL from the coding sequence ATGTCAGAAATTTCAGAACTTACAGAAAAAATCAAAGCCTTTAACAAAGAGAGAGATTGGGACCAATTTCATAATCCTAAAGATTTGGCGATTGCTTTAAATATTGAGACATCTGAATTATTAGAAATATATTTATGGAACCGTAATGAAGATGTTAATATTAATAAAGTAAAGGAAGAGTTAGCTGACATTTTTACATATGCATTAAATCTTGCAGATAAGTATAATTTGAATGTACGAGAAATTATTGAAGATAAATTAAAAATAAATGCTTTAAAATATCCTATCAATAAGGCCAAAGGCTCAAGTAAGAAGTATAATAATTTATAA